The Lysobacter enzymogenes DNA segment AGCCGACTCAGGGCGACGCGCACCTGCCTCATCCGCCGTTCCCGTGACTGCTGTATTTCGTCCACCCCCTTCCTGGGATTGATCCGCGCGCGACAACGGGCGCCGCCTCGGCGGCGCCCGCTGCGCTAGCGCATCGCGCTTACAGCTTGGTGATGCGGATCCAGTTGATGTTCCAGCCGCCCTGCTGGGCGAACACGCCGAAGTTGTAGGTGCCGGCGTTGACGTTGACCGTGTGCGACACCGTGGTCCAGTTCTGCCAACCGCCGGTCGCCGGCACGTTCAACTGTCCGAGCACGGTGGCGCCGGCGTTGAGATCGGCCGACAGCGAACCGCCGCCGGGGCTGGCCACGCGGTACTCGATCCGGTAGCTGCCGCTGCTGGGGAAGTTGACGTTGTTGTAGGCCATCCAATCGCCGGCCTCGATCCAGCCGACGTTGTAGCCGCCTTCCGAGCACGCCTCGACCTGCACGCCGTTCTGCGCGCTGAAGTTCTCCGCTTCCAGCGTCGTGCTCGGGCCCGGGTTGCTGCCGCCGCCGCTGTACACGCGCACGTAGTCCACGTGCATCTTCGCCGGCAGCTTGCTCTCGTCGACGTTGAAGCCGGGCCAGTTGCCGCCGATGGCGAAGTTCAGCAGCAAGAAGAAGTCGCGGTGGAATTCCTCGGTGCCGTTGACGCTGCCCTGGATGCTGGCCTCGTGGAACTTGTTGCCGTCGACGTACCAGCGGATCGCGTTGGCGTCCCACTCGATCGCGTAGACGTGCCAGTCGGCGACGTTGACCGGCGTGTTGCCGCCGTACTGGGCGTAGTTGCCGTTGTGGTCGCGCCAGTGGATCGTCCCGTAGGTGCGGTCTTCGTTGTTGACGTGCTCCATGATGTCGATCTCGCCCGAATCGGGCCAGCCGACCTGCGGCAGGTTCGAGCCCAGCGCCCAGAACGCCGGCCACGCGCCCATGAACGACGGCAGCCGCATGCGCGCTTCGATCTTGCCGTAGCGGAAGTTGCGGATGCCCTGGGTCTTCATCCGCGACGAGGTGTAGCGGAAGCC contains these protein-coding regions:
- a CDS encoding carbohydrate-binding protein → MKQLMRVAAFLVASLFAGGAWAQNWQLVWSDEFNGSIGPDWVFETGNGSGGWGNNELEYYRRENAGIENNALVITAKREDFGGFRYTSSRMKTQGIRNFRYGKIEARMRLPSFMGAWPAFWALGSNLPQVGWPDSGEIDIMEHVNNEDRTYGTIHWRDHNGNYAQYGGNTPVNVADWHVYAIEWDANAIRWYVDGNKFHEASIQGSVNGTEEFHRDFFLLLNFAIGGNWPGFNVDESKLPAKMHVDYVRVYSGGGSNPGPSTTLEAENFSAQNGVQVEACSEGGYNVGWIEAGDWMAYNNVNFPSSGSYRIEYRVASPGGGSLSADLNAGATVLGQLNVPATGGWQNWTTVSHTVNVNAGTYNFGVFAQQGGWNINWIRITKL